CATCCGGTAATCCATCGGCCTTATATATTTTAGATATTTCATTAGACAAAATTGTTCCGACCGTTCTATCCGTATTTCTGATATCAAAAGAACCGGCAACTTTTTCTTGATTTTCCAAAGCAGGTTTTGCAATATCCAGTATCTGCCAATCCAGTACTGCCTCTAAATTATGGTCCTGCCTCTCATTATTAAATAGTGACACATCATCATCTGCCGGCTGTTTATAAAGTACCGGTGATAGATCAAGTTTCTCAAATTTCCAATGTTGAATATTATCCCGCATTTGCAAACAATCCACTTGACCCACCATCTCATTCACCGTGCGGAAGCCAAGTTCCGCCATTATTTCACGCAAATCTTGAACAAGAAATTTAAAGAAGTTTACCACATGATCAGGGTTTCCGGTAAAGCGTTTGCGCAAGGTTTCGTCTTGCGTAGCCACACCAACGGGGCAGGTATTCAGATGACATTTACGCATCATAATACAACCCTCCACTATTAACGCAGCTGTAGCAACGCCCCATTCCTCTGCGCCTAATAATGCAGCAATTGCAATATCAAGCCCTGTCTTCATTTGACCATCCGCTTGTACAACGACTCTGCTGCGTAATTTATTTTTAACCAATGTCTGGTGTGTTTCTGCCAATCCTAATTCCCAAGGTAATCCTGCGTGTTTGATGGAACTGATAGGGGAAGCACCCGTACCACCATCCCAGCCTGAGATAAGTATCACGTCAGCTTTGGCCTTTGCCACACCAGCCGCGATCGTACCCACACCAGCTTTCGACACAAGTTTTACATTGATTCTTGCAGCACGGTTTGCATTCTTTAAATCATAAATTAACTGTGCCAAATCTTCAATAGAATATATATCGTGATGCGGAGGCGGAGAGATTAAACCGACGCCGGGCGTAGAATGCCGCACGCGTCCGATCCAGTCATCTACTTTATGGCCAGGTAGTTGTCCACCCTCTCCCGGCTTTGCACCCTGTGCCATCTTTATCTGTAATTCATCAGCTTCCGTCAGATATTGGCTGGTAACACCAAATCTCGCAGAAGCTACTTGCTTAATAGCGGAACGCATAGAATCCCCGTTCGCTAAGGGTGTATAACGAATCTGATCTTCACCACCTTCACCTGTATTGCTTTTACCGCCAAGGCGGTTCATAGCAATAGCCAATGTCGTATGCGCTTCCCAGGAGATAGAACCGAAGCTCATAGCACCAGTAGCAAAACGCTTATAAATATTTTCCGCCGGTTCTACTTCTTCAATGGATATTGAAGGTCGGTTCGGGTTCAAAGAAAACAAGCTTCTGAGCGTAACAGCTTTTTTGCCTTGTTCATTGATAAGCTTCGCATATTTTTTATAAATACTATAATCATTCATCTTTGTAGAATACTGCAAAAGATGAATGGTTTGCGGATTGAATAAATGTGTTTCCCCCTTCCGCTTCCATTGATATACGCCACCTTCAGGCAAACGATCCACAGGAATGGTTATCTTGCTAAAGGCAAACTGGTGTTTAAATAAAGCTTCCTTAGCAATTTCATCCAGACCTAGCCCATCAATACGCGATGTAGCACCTGTAAAATATCTTTCAACAACAGATTTATTTAATCCGATAATCTCAAATATCTGCGCCCCCTGATAAGATTGCAAAGTAGAAATCCCCATTTTAGAGAATACCTTGTACAACCCTTCACATACTGCCTTGATATAATTGCTTTTTAATTTCTCAACGGAATAATCAGATTCAATCCTACCCGTTAGTTTTAGTGAACGAATGGTAGAAAGCGCCAAATAAGGGTTGATAGCCGTAGCGCCAAAACCAACCAGACAAGCAAAATGATGCGTTTCCCAAATATCTCCCGCTTCAACGACCAATGCAACTTTACCACGTAACTGTTTTCTTATCAGATGATGATGTACTGCAGATAATGCAAGCAAAGAAGGAATGGCTGCGTGCTCACTATCAATGGCGCGGTCAGTTAAAATAATAACTTCAAAACCATCATTTACCGCATCTACCGCATAACGGCAAAGCCTATCAATACCTGCTTGTAAAGCTCCCGGTTTACCGCTGGCACGAAAATACGTTTGCAAAGATTTTGCCTGGAAGCTACCCGTATCAATAGAGCGCAGCTTCTCCAATTCTAAATTACTTAAAATAGGATTGTTCAATCCAACAGTATGGCAGTATTGCGGCTCTTCTTTTAAGATATTGCCAGAAGAACCCAGATAGGTTGCCAAAGACATGACCATTCTTTCACGAATAGGGTCGATAGGCGGATTGGTCACCTGTGCAAATAATTGTTTAAAATAACTACTCAAATGCTGAGGTTGGTCACTCAACACTGCCAAAGGAGTATCGCTACCCATCGCACCAATAGGCTCTTTGCCGCCGGTAGCCATTGGACTAATAATATCTATTATATCTTCCTGTGTATAACCAAATGCTTTTTGGTACTGAAAAACCTGACTATCCTCCAGGTGTGTAAACATCACACGCGGCTCAGGCAATTCCTCCAAACTTATCTTATATTTATTCAACCATTCACCGTAAGGTTTCTGGGAGCAAATCTTATTTTTTAATTCCTCATCACTAATGATACGCCCCTGTTCCATGTCCACCACAAACATCTTACCTGGTTGTAATCTTCCGTTTTGA
The Arachidicoccus soli DNA segment above includes these coding regions:
- the gltB gene encoding glutamate synthase large subunit, with the translated sequence MLESKTKGGLYDAAFEHDACGVGFVANIKGRKSHQNIADALTILENMEHRGASGSEQNTGDGAGIMIQTPHEFFFEECLKMGVHLPAFGRYGVGVLFFPNEIRLREECREIFNRAVETLGLEIITYRRVPVNAAMIGPTALSVEPEMEHVFIACPDHITDPEAFERKLFVLRNYAVHTITSTVKKDAVGFYIASLSYKTVIYKGQLTSAQVREYFSDLRNKRVVSAFALIHSRFATNTFPSWKLAQPFRFIAHNGEINTLQGNLNWLKSSEGDFVSEYFTDEEMDMILPVVSGNQSDSACLDNMVELLSMTGRSLPHVMMMLIPEAWDGNDLMDPVKKAFYEYHACLMEPWDGPATISFTDGKIIGATLDRNGLRPSRFCLTNDDRVIMASETGALPVDPATIIQNGRLQPGKMFVVDMEQGRIISDEELKNKICSQKPYGEWLNKYKISLEELPEPRVMFTHLEDSQVFQYQKAFGYTQEDIIDIISPMATGGKEPIGAMGSDTPLAVLSDQPQHLSSYFKQLFAQVTNPPIDPIRERMVMSLATYLGSSGNILKEEPQYCHTVGLNNPILSNLELEKLRSIDTGSFQAKSLQTYFRASGKPGALQAGIDRLCRYAVDAVNDGFEVIILTDRAIDSEHAAIPSLLALSAVHHHLIRKQLRGKVALVVEAGDIWETHHFACLVGFGATAINPYLALSTIRSLKLTGRIESDYSVEKLKSNYIKAVCEGLYKVFSKMGISTLQSYQGAQIFEIIGLNKSVVERYFTGATSRIDGLGLDEIAKEALFKHQFAFSKITIPVDRLPEGGVYQWKRKGETHLFNPQTIHLLQYSTKMNDYSIYKKYAKLINEQGKKAVTLRSLFSLNPNRPSISIEEVEPAENIYKRFATGAMSFGSISWEAHTTLAIAMNRLGGKSNTGEGGEDQIRYTPLANGDSMRSAIKQVASARFGVTSQYLTEADELQIKMAQGAKPGEGGQLPGHKVDDWIGRVRHSTPGVGLISPPPHHDIYSIEDLAQLIYDLKNANRAARINVKLVSKAGVGTIAAGVAKAKADVILISGWDGGTGASPISSIKHAGLPWELGLAETHQTLVKNKLRSRVVVQADGQMKTGLDIAIAALLGAEEWGVATAALIVEGCIMMRKCHLNTCPVGVATQDETLRKRFTGNPDHVVNFFKFLVQDLREIMAELGFRTVNEMVGQVDCLQMRDNIQHWKFEKLDLSPVLYKQPADDDVSLFNNERQDHNLEAVLDWQILDIAKPALENQEKVAGSFDIRNTDRTVGTILSNEISKIYKADGLPDDTIKLKFTGTAGQSFAAFNTQGVTMELEGDANDYFGKGLSGAKLIVYPNKKSKFVAEENIIIGNTAFIGATSGEAYIRGKAGERFCVRNSGAKVVVEGVGDHGCEYMTGGVAVILGDTGRNFAAGMSGGIAFVYDVKNQFDKLFNDEMAALEDLEEEDVAVLKSMIEKHYKYTESNVAKFLISDWENQLKNFVKVMPRDYKKVLMANKEKLKIKN